The Halosimplex litoreum genome has a window encoding:
- a CDS encoding DUF7262 family protein, protein MADVAEGSATPHSVERDARAQLPMPAVEGALAVVLVLGVVVGFALGVPQPNGTQQLDAYAEDAATILTQEPPRHRGGTRLAEVMESADAFERERAALDRRVGRILPDNVMFRVETPYGRVGHRKPARVAVGTATVTTRHGDLTIRVWYA, encoded by the coding sequence ATGGCTGACGTCGCCGAGGGATCGGCGACCCCCCACTCCGTCGAACGCGACGCCCGCGCGCAGCTCCCGATGCCTGCAGTGGAAGGCGCGCTCGCGGTGGTGCTCGTGCTCGGGGTCGTGGTCGGGTTCGCGCTGGGCGTTCCGCAACCGAACGGGACGCAACAGCTGGACGCCTACGCCGAGGATGCAGCGACGATCCTGACGCAGGAACCACCGCGCCACCGTGGCGGAACGCGGCTGGCAGAGGTGATGGAGTCGGCCGACGCGTTCGAGCGCGAGCGTGCCGCTCTCGACCGCCGGGTCGGACGCATCCTGCCCGACAACGTCATGTTCAGGGTGGAGACACCCTACGGCCGCGTCGGCCACCGAAAGCCCGCCCGCGTCGCGGTCGGTACGGCCACAGTGACCACTCGCCACGGCGACCTGACGATCAGGGTGTGGTACGCGTGA
- a CDS encoding ABC transporter permease, with product MSHETTDSRESAAPDRRAGAGERERATATLGTLLWAQAKKRLLLMYRYPLNTLSGLAMTFIFFGMVFFGGRAVAGQALTDSLGGIIVGYFLWSMALGAFSGVARSVTKESEWGTLEQLYMSPFGYGRVMIAGVVVGLVESLAWGGATLAFMLAVTGKALHLPVATVAVLTVFAIAPAVGLGFFFGGLALLYKRVENVFNVMQFVLVGLIAAPTVGVVWVRLLPITQGSYLLTRSMREGLRLWELPAAELGLLVGAAVVYFLLGYGAFQWMAGRARRRGLMGHY from the coding sequence GTGAGTCACGAGACTACCGACTCGCGCGAGTCCGCGGCCCCGGACCGTCGTGCGGGAGCGGGGGAGCGCGAACGCGCCACCGCGACGCTGGGGACCCTGCTGTGGGCCCAGGCGAAAAAGCGGCTGTTGCTGATGTATCGCTACCCGCTGAACACGCTCTCGGGGCTGGCGATGACGTTCATCTTCTTCGGGATGGTCTTCTTCGGCGGTCGTGCGGTGGCGGGGCAGGCGCTGACCGACAGCCTCGGTGGGATCATCGTCGGCTACTTCCTCTGGAGCATGGCGCTGGGGGCGTTCTCCGGTGTGGCGCGGAGCGTCACCAAGGAGTCCGAGTGGGGGACGCTGGAACAGCTGTACATGTCCCCGTTCGGCTACGGCCGAGTGATGATCGCCGGGGTCGTCGTCGGTCTCGTCGAGAGCCTCGCCTGGGGCGGCGCGACGCTCGCCTTTATGCTGGCGGTCACCGGAAAGGCGCTGCACCTGCCCGTCGCGACCGTCGCCGTCCTCACTGTGTTCGCTATCGCGCCCGCCGTCGGCCTCGGCTTCTTCTTCGGCGGCCTCGCGCTGCTGTACAAGCGCGTCGAGAACGTCTTCAACGTCATGCAGTTCGTCCTCGTCGGGCTCATCGCCGCGCCCACCGTCGGGGTGGTCTGGGTCCGACTGCTCCCCATCACGCAGGGCAGCTACCTGCTCACCCGGTCGATGCGGGAAGGGCTCCGACTCTGGGAACTGCCCGCGGCGGAACTCGGACTGCTGGTCGGCGCCGCCGTCGTCTACTTCCTTCTCGGCTACGGCGCCTTCCAGTGGATGGCCGGGCGCGCCCGTCGGCGAGGACTGATGGGACACTATTGA
- a CDS encoding DUF7261 family protein — protein MSRRPTTSGGDRRGQMVLLAGVVVALALVAMLVAYLQLGYHADVRTASVDGEAAADGRSYLQRATHDASRALRGEFTWSERARAVTETRNRIQPRIRTLQRSRVESGVAYTAAFNRTAARRWATANCPSGPGREFGPCVADRGVVVQQRGERTLVLAVGYDLTVTTDRETVRLTAVTPAVE, from the coding sequence GTGAGCCGACGGCCGACCACCTCGGGCGGCGACCGCAGGGGACAGATGGTGCTGCTCGCCGGCGTCGTCGTCGCACTGGCGCTGGTCGCGATGCTCGTCGCGTACCTGCAACTGGGCTACCACGCCGACGTGCGGACCGCGAGCGTCGACGGCGAGGCCGCGGCCGACGGGCGGTCGTACCTCCAGCGCGCCACACACGACGCGTCCCGGGCGCTCCGCGGCGAGTTCACGTGGAGTGAACGCGCCCGAGCGGTCACGGAGACTCGAAACCGTATCCAACCGCGGATACGGACGCTGCAACGGTCACGCGTCGAATCTGGCGTCGCGTACACGGCGGCGTTCAATCGGACTGCTGCACGGCGATGGGCGACCGCGAACTGTCCGAGCGGCCCGGGACGAGAGTTCGGCCCCTGCGTGGCCGACCGGGGTGTCGTGGTACAACAGCGGGGCGAGCGAACCCTCGTCCTCGCCGTCGGCTACGATCTGACCGTGACGACCGACCGCGAGACGGTTCGGCTCACCGCCGTCACACCGGCGGTCGAGTGA
- a CDS encoding DUF7289 family protein produces the protein MIRRGGAAAGHLRRRGQSSVVGVALLLGVTVVTLGVLTASVGVLVEDHAARADADRVAADLQSGLRPVESTGHRTTTVRFGGGRLYTAERQLRVSDATGVVANVDIGALVYENGDRRVAAVAGAVVRGRGENAWFAEPPPVVGSESNGVLVVGAANLSANPSSVGGGRVAADLVTNVTHDRRSLGPGRYEVAVETEAPAAFERYFEQRGATVGRTDRDGDGVVSVVAEFPGRRRAYLAEHRMRLEVTNG, from the coding sequence ATGATCCGCCGAGGCGGAGCGGCCGCCGGACATCTCCGGCGGCGCGGTCAGTCCAGCGTCGTCGGCGTCGCGCTCCTCCTGGGTGTGACAGTGGTCACATTGGGTGTCTTGACCGCCAGCGTCGGCGTGCTGGTCGAGGATCACGCCGCCCGGGCCGACGCCGACCGCGTGGCGGCCGACCTGCAGTCCGGGCTTCGACCGGTCGAGTCGACCGGTCACCGGACGACGACCGTCCGATTCGGCGGGGGGCGGCTCTACACCGCCGAGCGACAGCTCAGGGTCTCCGACGCCACCGGAGTCGTCGCGAACGTCGACATCGGCGCGCTGGTCTACGAGAACGGAGACCGCCGCGTCGCGGCCGTCGCGGGTGCGGTCGTCCGCGGTCGCGGCGAGAACGCGTGGTTCGCAGAGCCACCGCCGGTCGTCGGCTCGGAGTCGAACGGCGTGCTCGTCGTCGGCGCCGCGAACCTCTCGGCGAACCCGTCGTCGGTCGGCGGCGGGCGAGTGGCCGCCGATCTCGTGACGAACGTCACCCACGACCGCCGATCGCTCGGCCCCGGGCGCTACGAGGTCGCCGTCGAGACCGAAGCGCCCGCGGCGTTCGAACGCTACTTCGAGCAACGAGGAGCGACGGTCGGTCGAACCGACCGCGACGGAGACGGGGTCGTCAGCGTCGTGGCGGAGTTCCCCGGCCGGCGGCGAGCGTACCTCGCCGAACACCGGATGCGACTGGAGGTGACGAATGGGTGA
- a CDS encoding CBS domain-containing protein, producing MVEEGALTVKDYMTREVDTVSPDDTVGDVAARIAESTEHSGFPVTDGRHVEGFVSARDLLQQPDHEPIFKVMSDDLLVAHPEMDIDDAARVILRSGIQKLPVVDDAGNLVGIISNADVIRSQIERATPGKVDNLMQTLENIHGVAVSQERREVALAELTPTQAKVYADELEGRRYELDRGLAEPLVVIDNDGDLLLADGHHRVKAAARLDIAEMDAYVIVLSERVDLGMAKTAEKEQLYSIDDIAVVDYAHHPLVQKTKRLQD from the coding sequence ATGGTCGAGGAGGGAGCGCTGACGGTGAAAGACTACATGACTCGCGAGGTCGACACGGTGTCGCCCGACGACACGGTCGGCGACGTGGCCGCGCGAATCGCCGAGAGCACGGAACACAGCGGGTTTCCGGTCACCGACGGCCGCCACGTCGAGGGGTTCGTCAGCGCGCGGGACCTGCTGCAACAACCGGACCACGAGCCCATCTTCAAGGTGATGAGCGACGACCTGCTGGTCGCGCATCCGGAGATGGACATCGACGACGCCGCCCGCGTCATCCTCCGGTCGGGCATCCAGAAGCTCCCGGTCGTCGACGACGCTGGCAACCTCGTCGGCATCATCTCCAACGCCGACGTGATCCGCTCGCAGATCGAGCGCGCGACCCCGGGGAAGGTGGACAACCTGATGCAGACCCTGGAGAACATCCACGGCGTCGCCGTCTCACAGGAGCGCCGGGAGGTCGCGCTGGCGGAACTGACGCCGACACAGGCGAAGGTGTACGCCGACGAACTGGAGGGCCGTCGGTACGAACTCGACCGTGGGCTGGCCGAACCGCTCGTCGTCATCGACAACGACGGCGACCTGCTGCTGGCCGACGGCCACCACCGCGTCAAGGCCGCCGCCCGCCTCGACATCGCGGAGATGGACGCCTACGTCATCGTCCTCTCCGAGCGGGTCGACCTCGGGATGGCCAAGACCGCCGAGAAAGAACAACTGTACTCGATCGACGACATCGCGGTCGTCGACTACGCCCACCACCCGCTCGTCCAGAAGACCAAGCGACTGCAGGACTGA
- a CDS encoding winged helix-turn-helix domain-containing protein yields the protein MADRSGSEETGEQRGAKGSEAEVDSDAVAPTALFELLADETRLSIVRELAGVRRSNWQWAGLSFADLRRAVGVEDAGNFSYHLEKLRGPLVVKDGEEYHLRNRGMQLVSAVESGEYTGPGETVRGETEFDCPYPDCDRALEVAYDDQYCRIRCPDHHVFNGTAIPPVAADHLTASELLAVTMLDLREQVERARAGVCPNCWGPVDAALPSPAPSLPSMDDVGVPDDALLATFTCGRCPTSFDLPPGACVVDHPAVLAFYHDHGEDIRYRPYVALPFCSIGRADLESEEPVRVRVDVRLDDDTLHLWLDAETNVVEYERA from the coding sequence ATGGCCGACCGGAGCGGGTCCGAGGAGACGGGCGAGCAACGGGGGGCGAAGGGGTCCGAAGCGGAAGTGGACAGCGATGCCGTCGCCCCGACCGCGCTCTTCGAGTTGCTGGCCGACGAGACGCGGCTGTCTATCGTCCGGGAGCTCGCGGGGGTACGCCGGTCGAACTGGCAGTGGGCGGGGTTATCGTTCGCCGACCTGCGGCGGGCGGTCGGAGTCGAAGACGCCGGCAACTTCAGCTACCACCTGGAGAAGCTCCGCGGGCCGCTCGTCGTCAAAGACGGCGAGGAGTACCACCTGCGCAATCGCGGGATGCAGCTCGTGAGCGCGGTCGAATCGGGCGAGTACACCGGCCCCGGCGAGACGGTGCGCGGCGAGACGGAGTTCGACTGTCCCTATCCGGACTGCGACCGCGCGCTGGAGGTCGCGTACGACGACCAGTACTGCAGGATCCGCTGTCCCGACCACCACGTGTTCAACGGGACGGCCATCCCACCGGTCGCGGCCGACCACCTCACGGCCTCCGAACTCCTCGCGGTCACGATGCTCGACCTCCGCGAACAGGTCGAGCGCGCTCGCGCCGGCGTCTGCCCCAACTGCTGGGGCCCGGTCGACGCCGCGCTGCCGTCCCCGGCGCCGTCGCTCCCGTCGATGGACGACGTCGGCGTGCCCGACGACGCCCTGCTCGCGACCTTCACGTGCGGGCGATGTCCCACGTCGTTCGACCTCCCGCCCGGCGCCTGCGTCGTCGACCACCCCGCCGTCCTCGCCTTCTACCACGACCACGGCGAGGACATCCGCTATCGGCCGTACGTCGCCCTCCCGTTCTGTAGCATCGGCCGCGCCGACCTCGAATCCGAGGAGCCGGTGCGCGTCAGAGTCGACGTGCGTCTTGACGACGACACGCTCCACCTGTGGCTCGACGCGGAGACGAACGTCGTCGAGTACGAACGGGCCTGA
- a CDS encoding RPA12/RPB9/RPC11 RNA polymerase family protein produces MKFCDGCGSMMHTEGDIWVCRSCENEESRNSKAEAAMETRDGQRDDGAPAVADATQSSDETMQEPCPTEDCDSDRAYYEILPKPGGSYEVRLFTCVECGHKWRES; encoded by the coding sequence ATGAAATTCTGTGACGGGTGTGGTTCGATGATGCACACGGAGGGCGACATCTGGGTGTGTCGTTCCTGCGAGAACGAGGAGTCGCGGAACTCGAAAGCCGAGGCGGCGATGGAGACCCGAGATGGACAGCGAGACGACGGGGCACCCGCCGTGGCCGACGCGACCCAGAGCTCCGACGAGACGATGCAGGAGCCGTGCCCGACCGAGGACTGCGACAGCGACCGGGCTTACTACGAGATACTGCCGAAGCCGGGGGGCTCCTACGAGGTTCGGCTGTTCACCTGCGTCGAGTGCGGCCACAAGTGGCGCGAGTCCTGA
- the lrpA1 gene encoding HTH-type transcriptional regulator LrpA1 → MSAESTEERILSVLEEDAQASYAEIADRVEVSKPTVRKYIQRLEDEEVIVGYSADVDPKKLPGQSIALVGMDVDSGRYVEAVRELKEIAAIEKLYTSSGDHMLMAEVRAPDGDAVGDVIESTIKDIEGVTAAHPSFLQERLK, encoded by the coding sequence ATGAGTGCCGAATCGACGGAAGAACGCATCCTCTCCGTGCTGGAGGAGGACGCCCAGGCCTCCTACGCGGAGATCGCGGACCGGGTCGAGGTGTCCAAGCCGACCGTCCGCAAGTACATCCAGCGCCTGGAGGACGAGGAGGTTATCGTCGGCTACTCCGCCGACGTGGACCCGAAGAAACTGCCCGGCCAGTCCATCGCACTCGTCGGGATGGACGTCGACAGCGGCCGCTACGTCGAGGCCGTCCGCGAGCTAAAGGAGATCGCGGCGATCGAGAAACTGTACACCTCCAGCGGCGACCACATGCTGATGGCGGAGGTGCGCGCGCCCGACGGCGACGCCGTCGGCGACGTGATCGAATCGACGATCAAGGACATCGAGGGCGTCACGGCCGCCCATCCCTCCTTCCTGCAGGAACGGCTGAAGTGA
- a CDS encoding DHH family phosphoesterase has protein sequence MTARLVLGTGSLAGSLVTELRERRGRLAVLADDENAVRTLREEGVVAEVGDPTDEAALRECRRPDTVAVATANAATNVAAAEAVASVYPGAFVLAYAPAETTDEQRAALSATADELVDARAAATDWLDDRVGDDGLRTRKLTAALRDVEGRLAIVTHDNPDPDAIASAVALARIAEATGVEADVCYFGNITHQENRAFVNLLEFDLSRLEPGAELSEYGGVALVDHSRPGVNDGLAEETAVDIVIDHHPPRYPVEARFVDLRSDVGATSTLLVDYLRTLDITPSREVATGLLFGIRIDTDEYTREVSVADFEATAYLVPHADAGTLDRIESPSMSADTLDTIARAISDRQRHGPALLSGVGELTDRDALAQAADRLLDLEDVTTTLVYGIMDGTIYVSARARGTDLDLGETLRDAFGQIGSAGGHADMAGAQISLGLLDAIDADDESLSEILDAIVTDRFLDAMGSRNHRVLTGLYPDDYHGTGPGEPLSLDRIAGAAVGSGRDGADDGSDEPDATDDDTADGGGATDDERR, from the coding sequence ATGACCGCCCGCCTCGTGCTGGGGACCGGATCGCTGGCGGGGTCGCTCGTGACGGAACTGCGCGAGCGGCGCGGCCGGCTGGCGGTGCTGGCCGACGACGAGAACGCGGTCCGGACGCTCCGTGAGGAGGGCGTCGTCGCGGAGGTGGGCGACCCGACCGACGAGGCCGCGCTCCGGGAGTGCCGGCGGCCGGACACGGTCGCCGTCGCCACGGCGAACGCGGCGACGAACGTGGCAGCTGCCGAGGCGGTGGCCTCGGTCTACCCCGGCGCGTTCGTGCTGGCGTACGCGCCGGCCGAGACGACCGACGAGCAGCGGGCGGCGCTTTCGGCGACCGCCGACGAGCTGGTCGACGCGCGGGCGGCCGCGACCGACTGGCTGGACGACCGGGTCGGCGACGACGGGCTCAGGACGCGGAAGCTGACGGCGGCCCTGCGGGACGTCGAGGGACGGCTCGCGATCGTCACCCACGACAACCCCGACCCGGACGCCATCGCCAGCGCGGTCGCGCTGGCCCGGATCGCCGAAGCGACCGGCGTCGAGGCCGACGTGTGTTACTTCGGGAACATCACCCACCAGGAGAACCGCGCGTTCGTCAACTTGCTGGAGTTCGACCTGTCGCGACTCGAACCGGGAGCGGAACTATCGGAGTACGGTGGCGTGGCGCTGGTCGACCACTCGCGGCCGGGCGTCAACGACGGGCTGGCCGAGGAGACGGCCGTCGATATCGTGATCGACCACCACCCGCCGCGGTACCCGGTCGAGGCGCGGTTCGTCGACCTGCGCAGCGACGTGGGCGCGACGAGCACGCTGCTGGTCGACTACCTGCGGACGCTGGACATCACGCCGAGCCGCGAGGTTGCGACCGGCCTCCTCTTCGGCATCCGGATCGACACCGACGAGTACACCCGCGAGGTGAGCGTCGCCGACTTCGAGGCGACGGCGTATCTCGTCCCCCACGCCGACGCGGGGACGCTCGACCGCATCGAGTCGCCGAGCATGAGCGCGGACACGCTCGACACCATCGCGCGGGCGATCAGCGACCGCCAGCGCCACGGGCCGGCGCTGCTGTCTGGCGTCGGCGAACTCACGGACCGGGACGCGCTCGCGCAGGCGGCCGACCGCCTGCTCGACCTCGAAGACGTGACGACGACGCTCGTCTACGGCATCATGGACGGCACGATCTACGTCTCGGCGCGGGCGCGCGGCACCGACCTCGATCTCGGCGAGACGCTCCGGGACGCGTTCGGGCAGATCGGGAGCGCCGGTGGCCACGCCGACATGGCCGGCGCACAGATCTCGCTGGGGCTGCTCGACGCCATCGACGCCGACGACGAGTCGCTGTCTGAGATCCTCGACGCCATCGTCACCGACCGCTTCCTCGACGCGATGGGGTCGCGCAACCACCGCGTCCTGACGGGTCTCTACCCCGACGACTACCACGGCACCGGGCCGGGCGAACCGCTGTCGCTCGACCGGATCGCCGGCGCCGCGGTGGGGAGCGGTCGAGACGGAGCCGACGACGGCTCGGACGAACCGGACGCGACCGACGACGACACGGCGGACGGCGGGGGCGCGACCGACGACGAGCGGCGGTAA
- a CDS encoding ABC transporter ATP-binding protein codes for MTTTPERVADEREDGAERDDAPAGSDPALAVRGLSKTFGDGEAAVRAVDDVSLDVESGTVVGVLGPNGAGKTTLIKSILGLVVADEGDVRVAGADVYDDPRPAYGRVGAMLEGARNVYWRLTVRENLEYFAAIGGESPSAVGDRHDALLEQLSLAGKADETVNDLSRGQKQKVSLACALARNVEVAFLDEPTLGLDVESSVDLRREIRRLADQEDMTIVLSSHDMDVVQEVCDRVVIMADGEVVADDPVADLVDVFRTFAYRVVVGRTAAGTDGDATLGDGTATEAVDRNADPVDEDIRERLHETYDVDEFEDRGDRTAFEVSLGDPERFYDLMDALRAADLTVYEVESVDPDLEAVFLELTDGDESDSVADAGESERAARAHRGDRA; via the coding sequence ATGACGACGACACCTGAACGGGTCGCCGACGAGCGCGAGGACGGCGCCGAGCGAGACGACGCTCCGGCCGGGTCCGACCCCGCCCTCGCGGTCCGCGGGCTCTCCAAGACGTTCGGCGACGGCGAGGCGGCGGTCCGGGCGGTCGACGACGTGAGCCTCGACGTGGAATCGGGCACGGTCGTCGGCGTCCTCGGCCCGAACGGCGCCGGGAAGACGACGCTCATCAAATCGATACTGGGCCTCGTCGTGGCCGACGAGGGCGACGTGCGCGTGGCGGGCGCGGACGTGTACGACGACCCGCGGCCCGCCTACGGGCGCGTCGGCGCGATGCTGGAGGGAGCGCGCAACGTCTACTGGCGACTCACCGTCCGGGAGAACCTGGAGTACTTCGCGGCCATCGGCGGCGAGTCGCCGTCCGCCGTCGGCGACCGCCACGACGCCCTACTCGAACAGCTCTCGCTCGCCGGGAAGGCCGACGAGACGGTCAACGACCTCTCGCGGGGGCAGAAACAGAAGGTCTCGCTGGCCTGCGCGCTGGCGCGCAACGTCGAGGTGGCGTTCCTCGACGAGCCGACACTCGGACTGGACGTGGAGTCCTCGGTCGACCTCCGTCGGGAGATCCGACGGCTCGCCGATCAGGAGGACATGACGATCGTCCTCTCCAGTCACGACATGGACGTAGTCCAGGAGGTCTGTGATCGCGTCGTGATCATGGCCGACGGCGAGGTCGTCGCCGACGACCCGGTCGCGGATCTCGTCGACGTGTTCCGCACGTTCGCCTACCGCGTCGTCGTCGGTCGAACAGCGGCCGGCACGGACGGCGACGCGACGCTCGGCGACGGGACCGCGACCGAGGCCGTCGACCGCAACGCCGACCCCGTGGACGAGGACATCCGCGAGCGGCTCCACGAGACATACGACGTAGACGAGTTCGAGGACCGGGGCGACCGGACCGCGTTCGAGGTGTCGCTGGGCGACCCCGAGCGGTTCTACGACCTCATGGACGCGTTGCGAGCGGCGGACCTGACCGTCTACGAGGTCGAGTCGGTCGACCCCGACCTGGAGGCGGTGTTCCTCGAACTGACCGACGGCGACGAGTCCGACTCCGTGGCTGACGCCGGCGAGTCGGAGCGAGCGGCCCGCGCCCATAGGGGTGACCGCGCGTGA
- a CDS encoding HTH domain-containing protein: MVDPGRETQYTESDVIEVFRDRSDYAEPLTASEVAEQLDCSRRTALNRLHDLQDETDVTSKKVGGRSRVWWIPVRMDG, from the coding sequence ATGGTCGACCCCGGCCGCGAGACCCAGTACACCGAGTCGGACGTGATCGAGGTGTTCCGCGACCGCAGCGACTACGCGGAGCCGCTCACCGCGAGCGAAGTCGCCGAGCAGTTGGACTGTTCGCGCCGCACCGCACTCAATCGGCTACACGACTTGCAGGACGAAACCGACGTGACCAGCAAGAAGGTCGGCGGCCGCAGTCGCGTCTGGTGGATCCCAGTCCGGATGGACGGGTGA
- a CDS encoding DUF7263 family protein, whose amino-acid sequence MNQADPRSGGGRDPPRTSRAQANLAALAAALLALTTVTVLGVAAANGALVGEFRDAGERHAATAVADRIVGDASPVTNRSNVLDRGAVASLDAATLRSRYPTLDGRSFRVTVGGRVVAAAGTPSGGTTRHRVVLVERRRNETVTPSFSGPNRITLPRRTPWARLDIGPPDNVSVGAVRANDRVVLRDPDGLDGRYTVSLSRRETVQFTFVANNSLDRGDVTLAFAPSNTTKARLGVTVDG is encoded by the coding sequence GTGAATCAGGCCGACCCGAGATCGGGCGGGGGGCGCGACCCCCCTCGTACGAGTCGCGCTCAGGCGAACCTCGCCGCGCTGGCCGCGGCACTGCTCGCGCTGACGACGGTGACCGTGCTCGGCGTCGCGGCCGCGAACGGTGCTCTCGTCGGTGAGTTCCGGGACGCGGGCGAACGTCACGCGGCGACGGCGGTCGCCGACCGGATCGTGGGCGACGCGTCGCCGGTGACGAACCGCTCGAACGTCCTCGACCGGGGCGCGGTCGCGTCGCTCGACGCCGCGACGCTCCGGAGTCGATACCCGACACTCGACGGCCGATCGTTTCGAGTCACGGTCGGCGGGCGAGTCGTCGCGGCCGCGGGGACACCGAGTGGCGGAACCACGCGACATCGAGTCGTCCTCGTCGAACGCCGCCGGAACGAGACGGTCACACCGTCGTTTTCGGGCCCGAACCGGATCACACTCCCCCGGCGAACGCCGTGGGCCCGCCTCGATATCGGACCGCCCGACAACGTCTCGGTCGGTGCCGTCCGGGCGAACGACCGAGTCGTACTCCGGGATCCAGACGGGCTCGACGGACGATACACGGTCTCGCTGTCCCGACGGGAGACGGTCCAGTTCACGTTCGTCGCGAACAACAGCCTCGACCGCGGCGACGTGACGCTCGCGTTCGCACCGAGCAACACGACGAAGGCGCGGTTGGGGGTGACCGTCGATGGCTGA
- a CDS encoding DUF7266 family protein, giving the protein MGDRVRADGPTPSSGLATDARGVTPAVGKTLEIGIVVLFVGLVTTALLGGVVPDYRTAAGAEVGDRVLATVAQEVERAVPPSARDVSARRTVELPSTIAGSGYAIRVDGRSLVLDHPDPAIGGRIDLAVPPRVDRVSGRTDGGAETVVAVRDGPDGLVVELRDGGGP; this is encoded by the coding sequence ATGGGTGACCGAGTGCGGGCCGACGGACCGACGCCGTCGTCCGGGCTCGCTACCGACGCACGCGGGGTCACGCCGGCGGTCGGTAAGACGCTGGAGATCGGGATCGTGGTCCTGTTCGTCGGGCTCGTCACGACCGCACTGCTGGGCGGTGTCGTCCCGGACTACCGAACGGCAGCGGGTGCCGAAGTCGGCGACCGCGTCCTCGCCACGGTCGCACAGGAGGTCGAACGAGCCGTCCCGCCGAGTGCCCGAGACGTGTCGGCCCGTCGGACGGTCGAACTTCCGAGCACTATCGCGGGGAGCGGCTACGCGATCCGGGTCGACGGACGGTCGCTCGTCCTCGATCATCCCGACCCGGCTATCGGTGGACGGATCGACCTCGCGGTCCCCCCGCGCGTCGACCGCGTGTCCGGCCGGACCGACGGGGGTGCCGAGACGGTCGTGGCGGTCCGGGATGGCCCGGATGGACTAGTGGTCGAACTCCGCGACGGGGGTGGACCGTGA